From Zingiber officinale cultivar Zhangliang chromosome 5B, Zo_v1.1, whole genome shotgun sequence, the proteins below share one genomic window:
- the LOC121987093 gene encoding transcription factor MYC2-like produces MNRNQPDKLTGWFRFNPANRVNGQLARCPGRPPTEAGRALLDRYHLRNYVIKPPPLRTLPIPTAAAAAAEDDNERTTSHDNASMMDAFLSLSSSTAVTHRNVISSWNSLPQEPPALPSSSSSSPSSHFTVTASIPAPKFTGETLQQRLHSLIDGASDNWNYAIFWQLSPAAAGVALTWGDGYYRGLDEDNRVLHRRKGKTGVPAEPGLEVNSFMSGGSGNDSADEKATDTEWFFLVSMTQTLAPGSGLPGQTLLTGSPAWLTTEEVLEADPCERAMLARVFGFRTMACVPLPCGAVVEVGSTQEIYQNVDFLNKIRELFHGRTATTSWQPSVEHGALQEPCDLYISEPSASKPPNSSVNVAISPTGGGADSLCTDKYISHEIKKSSSSNDDDDWFLSTPIAAVKLEGLLDCIAGDSSDRYSDMQASVREVTRSTALMDPAYNRPKKRGRKPANGREESVDHLEAERQRRKKLNQRFYSLRSVVPHVSKMDKASLLADAVAYINELRSKTKALDADKRRLLAELAELEVNKETATAATGSQTPTNPPPGSMVRCADALMEVEVKIFGREAIVRVQSDWQRHPAARLMAALRELELEVNCANVSVVKELMMQQVTVKMTNRVYTQEQLTAALFAAVGVAGETCRSQTSS; encoded by the exons ATGAACCGGAACCAGCCCGACAAGTTGACAGGCTGGTTCCGGTTCAACCCGGCGAACCGAGTCAACGGGCAACTGGCCCGTTGTCCCG GGAGACCGCCAACAGAGGCTGGCCGGGCCCTACTCGATCGATACCACCTCAGGAACTACGTTATTAAACCTCCTCCCCTCCGCACTCTTCCTATCccaaccgccgccgccgccgccgccgaggACGACAACGAACGTACGACATCCCACGACAACGCCTCCATGATGGatgccttcctctccctctcctcttccaccGCCGTCACCCACCGCAATGTAATTAGCAGCTGGAACTCGCTTCCTCAAGAGCCGCCTGCCTTGCCctcctcctcatcctcctccCCCTCCTCTCACTTTACTGTCACCGCTTCTATACCGGCCCCTAAGTTCACCGGGGAGACCCTCCAGCAGCGCCTCCACTCGCTCATCGACGGCGCCAGCGACAATTGGAACTACGCCATCTTCTGGCAGCTCTCCCCAGCCGCCGCAGGCGTCGCCCTCACTTGGGGCGACGGGTACTACCGGGGATTGGACGAGGACAACAGAGTACTGCACCGAAGAAAGGGGAAAACTGGAGTTCCAGCCGAACCAGGCCTGGAGGTCAACTCCTTCATGTCCGGCGGCAGTGGCAATGACTCGGCCGACGAGAAGGCCACTGACACCGAGTGGTTCTTCCTCGTGTCGATGACGCAGACGCTTGCTCCCGGATCTGGGCTCCCGGGACAGACCCTCCTCACCGGTTCGCCGGCGTGGTTGACGACGGAGGAAGTCTTGGAGGCGGACCCTTGCGAACGTGCAATGCTGGCAAGGGTGTTCGGGTTCCGCACTATGGCCTGCGTTCCCCTGCCCTGCGGCGCCGTCGTCGAGGTCGGTTCAACGCAGGAGATCTACCAGAACGTCGATTTCTTGAACAAGATCAGAGAGCTCTTCCATGGCCGCACTGCAACTACATCGTGGCAGCCGTCGGTGGAGCACGGAGCGCTCCAGGAACCTTGCGATCTCTACATCTCCGAGCCATCCGCCTCGAAGCCTCCTAATTCCTCTGTTAACGTCGCGATTTCCCCAACTGGGGGCGGAGCCGACTCCCTCTGCACCGACAAGTACATCTCCCACGAGATCAAGAAGTCTTCTTCAAGCAACGACGACGACGATTGGTTCCTGTCCACGCCCATTGCGGCGGTGAAGCTGGAGGGCCTCCTTGACTGTATCGCCGGAGACAGCTCGGACCGCTACTCCGACATGCAGGCATCGGTCCGGGAGGTGACGAGAAGTACTGCGCTGATGGATCCAGCATATAATCGGCCGAAGAAGCGGGGGCGGAAGCCGGCGAACGGGCGCGAGGAATCAGTGGACCACTTGGAGGCGGAGCGGCAGCGGCGCAAGAAGCTGAACCAGAGGTTCTACTCGCTGCGCTCCGTGGTGCCCCACGTGTCCAAGATGGATAAGGCCTCGCTGCTCGCCGACGCCGTCGCCTACATCAACGAGCTCCGTTCCAAGACGAAGGCGCTCGACGCGGACAAGAGAAGGCTGCTGGCCGAGCTGGCGGAGCTCGAGGTAAATAAGGAGACGGCCACCGCCGCCACCGGCAGCCAAACGCCGACCAACCCCCCACCGGGAAGCATGGTGCGGTGCGCCGACGCCTTGATGGAGGTGGAGGTGAAGATTTTCGGGCGGGAGGCGATCGTCCGGGTGCAGAGCGACTGGCAGCGCCACCCGGCCGCTAGGCTGATGGCGGCGCTGCGCGAGCTGGAGCTGGAGGTGAACTGCGCCAACGTGTCTGTGGTGAAGGAGCTGATGATGCAGCAGGTGACCGTCAAAATGACGAACCGGGTCTACACGCAGGAGCAGCTAACGGCGGCGCTGTTCGCCGCCGTCGGCGTCGCCGGAGAAACCTGTCGATCACAAACATCGAGCTAG
- the LOC121987094 gene encoding zinc finger MYM-type protein 1-like — translation MHRFFKRKAPKPEEQNTGNVTVGEFDFSQLPADPGQRILICSYNANIRDQVRRIYLQKGPCQPSGYEFPKRKFGVSQFRRFNPSWFKEFGDWLEYSIEKDAAYCLYCYLFKTTKGKQAGGETFVSEGFTNWKSKDRLNIHVGQHDSEHHKARMNCEALMNQDEHIQSILHKQSKQMRSDYRIRLTASIDCIRVLLRQGNSFRGHDETEGSLNPGNFLIQLEFLGAHNKEINDVILENAPKNCKLTSPNIQKDIVRACATETINVIIKDIGNSLFSILVDESRDVSMKEQMSVVLRYVDSSGHINERFIGIEHVTSTTALSLKAAIDKMFAKYNLSISNVRGQGFDGASNMQGKFNGLKALILKENPCAFYIHCFAHQLQLALIVVAKKNLPISNFFRIVGDVVNVVGSSCKRSDLLKEKHSDFIVEALERGEISSGRGLNQETTLQRAGDTRWGSHYNSLNSLISMFSAVSDVLEMISEDDSSSPDQKTEAFNLLESILSFDFAFNLHLMKHVLGISSELSTALQKKDQDIVNAMDLVQVCKHRLQNMREDGWDSFLEKVQYFCQQHYIDCLKMDDMFTRWAPRGRPHRNPPEVTNLHHYRVDLFYGVIDMQLQELNDRFSEASTELLLCVACLCPQNSFIAFDKKKLLQLAEFYPQDFSRFDLLVLDDQLETYICDMRSNKTFQGLKDLGDLSENCDCVCRESIFCHENCERQLYFYTDFINVDGIGLMLENYEQLLSVSYNQESF, via the exons ATgcatagattttttaaaagaaaagctcCAAAACCAGAAGAACAAAATACTGGAAATGTTACAGTtggagaatttgatttttcacaACTACCAGCAGATCCTGGACAAAGGATTCTCATTTGTTCTTATAATGCTAACATtagggatcaagttcgaaggaTATATTTACAAAAAGGCCCATGTCAACCTTCAGGTTATGAATTCCCAAAACGAAAATTTGGAGTAAGCCAATTTAGACGGTTCAATCCTTCATGGTTTAAAGAATTTGGCGATTGGTTGGAATATAGTATAGAAAAAGATGCAGCGTATTGTTTGTATTGTTATCTTTTCAAGACAACTAAGGGAAAACAAGCAGGAGGAGAGACTTTTGTTAGTGAAGGATTCACAAATTGGAAGAGTAAAGATAGATTAAATATTCATGTTGGCCAACATGATAGTGAACATCATAAAGCTCGAatgaattgtgaagctttgatGAATCAAGATGAGCACATCCAATCAATTTTGCACAAACAGTCAAAGCAAATGCGCAGTGATTATCGTATCCGTCTCACTGCTTCAATTGATTGTATTAGAGTTCTGTTGCGACAAGGGAATTCATTTCGGGGTCATGATGAGACTGAAGGTTCTCTTAATCCAGGTAACTTTCTTATTCAACTGGAGTTTTTAGGTGCTCATAATAAAGAGATTAATGATGTGATATTGGAAAATGCTCCTAAAAATTGCAAGTTAACATCACCGAATATTCAGAAGGATATAGTAAGGGCTTGTGCAACTGAAACAATTAATGTTATTATCAAAGATATTGGTAATTCATTATTCTCTATTTTAGTTGATGAATCTCGTGATGTGTCAATGAAGGAGCAAATGTCAGTTGTTTTGCGCTATGTTGATAGTAGTGGGCATATAAATGAGCGTTTTATTGGAATTGAACATGTTACTAGTACTACAGCACTCTCACTTAAAGCTGCTATTGATAAGATGTTCGCTAAATATAATTTGAGCATATCTAATGTGAGAGGACAAGGTTTTGATGGAGCAAGTAATATGCAAGGTAAATTTAATGGTCTAAAAGCACTCATTTTAAAGGAGAACCCATGTGCATTTTACATACATTGTTTTGCCCATCAGCTTCAACTAGCTCTTATAGTTGTGGCCAAGAAAAATCTTCCAATTTCTAATTTCTTTCGTATTGTTGGTGATGTGGTAAATGTTGTTGGATCATCCTGCAAACGTTCTGATCTTCTTAAGGAGAAACATTCAGATTTTATTGTTGAGGCACTAGAGAGGGGTGAAATTTCAAGTGGTCGAGGGCTTAATCAAGAAACTACTCTTCAACGTGCTGGGGATACACGTTGGGGGTCACATTACAATTCTTTGAACAGTTTGATTTCTATGTTCTCTGCTGTCAGTGATGTGCTTGAAATGATTTCAGAAGATGATTCCAGTTCTCCTGATCAAAAAACTGAGGCATTTAATTTATTGGAGTCAATACTTTCATTTGATTTTGCATTCAATCTACACTTGATGAAACATGTCTTAGGGATTTCGAGTGAATTGTCGACGGCATTACAAAAGAAAGATCAGGATATTGTAAATGCAATGGATTTGGTACAAGTATGCAAACACCGACTCCAAAATATGAGAGAAGATGGTTGGGATTCATTTTTAGAAAAGGTTCAGTATTTTTGTCAACAACATTACATTGATTGTCTCAAAATGGATGATATGTTCACACGTTGGGCACCACGTGGTCGTCCCCATCGTAATCCACCAGAAGTGACAAATTTACATCACTATCGAGTTGATTTATTTTATGGTGTTATTGATATGCAACTTCAAGAATTAAATGATCGTTTCTCAGAGGCAAGTACAGAGTTACTTCTTTGTGTAGCTTGTTTGTGTCCACAAAACTCTTTTATAGCTTTTGACAAGAAAAAATTGTTGCAACTGGCTGAGTTTTATCCACAAGATTTCTCAAGATTTGATCTTCTCGTACTTGATGATCAACTTGAAACTTATATATGTGATATGCGTTCTAACAAAACATTTCAAGGATTGAAAGACCTCGGTGATCTTTCAGAGAA TTGCGACTGCGTCTGTAGAGAGAGTATTTTCTGCCATGAGAATTGTGAAAGACAG CTATATTTCTATACAGATTTCATCAATGTGGATGGTATTGGCTTGATGCTTGAAAATTATGAACAACTTTTGAGTGTATCTTATAACCAAGAATCTTTTTGA